One window from the genome of Acidihalobacter ferrooxydans encodes:
- a CDS encoding ABC transporter permease yields the protein MKRHSQIYSPILFGIAMIIVWQICITAFDVKSYVFPSPMGLLLSIERHHQILLAALWVTSQEALAGLGLAVAVGLAVAIVTAHFQFINKMIMPYLVIVQTTPIVAIAPLFVLWFGEGMLSRIVSSFAVTLIPMTITMTQAFQVEDGGRHDIYRVFKYGPVRRFLMITFPLAVPGILSSLQFGVALAVVGAIVGELVTADSGLGYVIIQASYEVDTPLLFAAISFAALIGIVLYLLITSLAQMIHLDRYYISER from the coding sequence ATGAAAAGACACTCGCAGATTTATAGCCCGATACTGTTCGGCATCGCCATGATCATCGTATGGCAGATATGTATCACAGCGTTCGACGTCAAAAGCTACGTTTTCCCGTCTCCGATGGGTTTGCTGCTGAGCATCGAGCGGCATCACCAGATATTGCTGGCTGCACTTTGGGTAACGAGTCAGGAGGCGCTGGCGGGCTTGGGCCTGGCTGTCGCGGTTGGTCTTGCGGTCGCGATCGTCACGGCGCATTTCCAGTTCATCAACAAGATGATCATGCCGTATCTGGTGATCGTGCAGACGACGCCGATCGTTGCGATTGCGCCATTATTCGTTCTGTGGTTCGGTGAGGGCATGCTGTCGCGCATTGTGTCCTCATTCGCTGTGACCCTGATTCCGATGACGATCACGATGACTCAGGCGTTCCAGGTCGAGGACGGCGGCCGGCACGATATCTACCGGGTGTTCAAATATGGCCCGGTACGGCGGTTTCTCATGATTACCTTTCCCCTGGCGGTGCCGGGCATCCTGTCCTCGCTCCAGTTCGGCGTTGCGCTGGCGGTGGTCGGCGCCATCGTCGGTGAACTTGTGACCGCAGATTCCGGGCTGGGCTACGTGATCATCCAGGCGTCCTACGAAGTGGATACGCCGCTGTTGTTCGCGGCCATCAGTTTCGCCGCGCTGATCGGTATCGTGCTGTACCTGCTGATCACTTCCCTGGCCCAGATGATCCATCTGGACCGCTATTACATTTCCGAACGTTGA
- a CDS encoding ABC transporter ATP-binding protein — protein sequence MSSAELLGDDVSQASVDAAKNPGGALIELDRIGVEFDGVSVLQDLSLTIHRKDFACVLGGSGVGKTTLLRVLAGLQKISYGYLRMKNKALRVALVAQNPTLLPWRTIVSNVASGITKEGMDKQAKLQLAREKLDIVGLADKYGMYPKELSGGMQQRVAIARALASEPDVILMDEPFSALDENLRSYLGAFLLDLWAREELTIVFNTHSVEEASVLASRALVVTRDAERTQINDLEQWPGAYQEYAVRLQQPARDTYRTAIAAVLGKANVLMG from the coding sequence ATGAGTAGTGCTGAATTGTTGGGCGACGACGTTTCGCAGGCTTCGGTTGATGCGGCCAAGAATCCGGGGGGGGCGCTGATCGAGCTGGATCGAATCGGCGTCGAATTCGATGGCGTTTCCGTGCTGCAAGACCTCAGCCTGACGATTCACAGGAAGGATTTTGCCTGCGTCCTGGGCGGTAGCGGTGTAGGCAAGACCACGCTGCTGCGCGTGCTGGCCGGATTGCAGAAGATTTCCTACGGCTATCTGCGGATGAAAAACAAGGCGCTGCGGGTTGCGCTGGTCGCGCAGAACCCGACACTGCTGCCCTGGCGCACGATCGTGTCCAATGTCGCCAGCGGCATCACCAAGGAGGGCATGGACAAGCAGGCAAAGCTGCAACTCGCGCGGGAAAAACTGGACATTGTCGGACTCGCGGACAAGTACGGTATGTATCCCAAGGAGCTGTCTGGCGGCATGCAGCAACGCGTCGCGATTGCGCGGGCATTGGCATCCGAGCCGGACGTGATCCTGATGGACGAACCGTTTTCCGCGCTGGACGAAAATCTGCGCAGCTATCTGGGGGCGTTTCTGCTCGACCTGTGGGCCAGGGAGGAATTGACCATCGTTTTCAATACGCATTCCGTTGAGGAGGCCAGCGTGCTGGCTTCGCGTGCCCTGGTGGTCACTCGTGACGCCGAACGAACGCAGATCAACGACCTGGAGCAGTGGCCCGGGGCGTACCAAGAGTATGCGGTGCGACTGCAACAGCCGGCACGCGACACGTATCGCACGGCCATCGCTGCGGTGCTGGGGAAGGCGAACGTATTGATGGGTTGA
- a CDS encoding ABC transporter substrate-binding protein, translating into MKNRLLSIAGLLGALMAPLGAYASSMPQVTLYLKWVPQYQFAGYLVAEKKGYYKDAGLDVHIVPGGPNINTVQEIADGAAQFGIQTAEPIFYAYSHGLNLTMLMADFQEPYEEFMVKKSSKIMSVKDFAGKTVGINIGGLSQLLLPVMLESEGVDPSSVHTVRKTISLTPFLSDRVPIWNGYVGNEPFQAMNQGVPVREFKLAKYVPNWYGDVLFAKSSYVTNHPDIVRKFVSASQKGWVFATEHPKETIAIIRKINPQKSDKALSQEAQAAIPLMTSAATKTHCFGWMDAGRVSAMEKDMVKFGGWQKSGALPAPETFFSNQYLSCAH; encoded by the coding sequence GTGAAGAATAGACTCCTTTCCATCGCCGGGTTATTAGGCGCCTTGATGGCTCCTTTGGGAGCCTACGCATCATCGATGCCCCAGGTCACGCTGTACCTGAAATGGGTACCGCAATATCAGTTTGCGGGTTATCTGGTAGCTGAAAAAAAGGGCTACTACAAGGATGCCGGTCTTGACGTGCACATCGTTCCGGGTGGACCAAATATCAACACGGTGCAGGAAATCGCCGATGGCGCCGCTCAATTCGGCATTCAGACCGCGGAACCAATTTTCTACGCCTACTCGCACGGACTGAACCTGACCATGCTGATGGCCGACTTCCAGGAGCCCTATGAAGAATTCATGGTGAAGAAAAGCTCCAAGATCATGTCGGTCAAGGACTTTGCCGGTAAAACCGTGGGTATCAATATCGGCGGCCTTTCGCAGTTGCTGCTGCCGGTGATGCTGGAAAGCGAGGGCGTCGATCCGAGCTCGGTTCACACCGTGCGCAAGACGATCAGTCTGACCCCGTTTCTGAGCGATCGCGTGCCGATCTGGAATGGCTACGTCGGCAACGAACCCTTCCAGGCAATGAATCAGGGCGTGCCCGTGCGTGAGTTCAAACTGGCGAAGTACGTTCCAAACTGGTACGGCGATGTGCTGTTTGCGAAAAGCAGCTATGTGACCAACCATCCGGATATCGTGAGGAAGTTCGTTTCGGCGTCTCAAAAGGGTTGGGTTTTCGCGACCGAACATCCGAAGGAGACCATTGCGATCATCCGCAAGATCAATCCGCAGAAGAGCGACAAGGCTCTGAGCCAGGAAGCACAGGCCGCCATTCCACTGATGACATCCGCCGCGACCAAGACACACTGCTTCGGTTGGATGGATGCGGGCAGGGTGTCGGCGATGGAAAAGGACATGGTGAAATTCGGCGGTTGGCAGAAGTCGGGAGCACTGCCCGCACCCGAGACTTTCTTCTCCAACCAGTATCTGTCCTGCGCGCATTGA
- a CDS encoding LysR family transcriptional regulator translates to MDDGKQIKTHRTSIAHNSSAKNRIRPPRLYLYIDAVARHGSIRKAAEALHIASSALNRHILELEATLDTDLFERLPRGVRLTAAGELFVGYVRRSLTDLDLVGSQIENLRGLVRGQVKIAASESLANILPRAIASFHSTYPGVRLHVQIDTHRNLTRSLVADEVEIALGHELPEHRDMKIISRVENPLCAVLDQNHPLATCASIRLRQCLEYPITLPDSTLSVQGLIERVLAKTSFALEPILVSNSIEMMRSYCRMTQAIFFQFRIGAIQHTEQQDLVAVPLSDPELVHAKLVIAVRKGRVLAPASAAFAETLTALWKAL, encoded by the coding sequence ATGGACGACGGTAAGCAAATCAAAACGCACCGAACTAGCATTGCTCACAATAGCTCAGCGAAAAATCGCATTCGCCCGCCACGCTTGTATTTATACATAGACGCAGTTGCTCGTCACGGTTCGATTCGAAAAGCGGCCGAAGCACTACACATTGCCTCTTCCGCTCTGAATCGCCACATTCTTGAACTGGAAGCAACGCTTGACACGGACTTGTTCGAGCGTTTGCCCCGCGGCGTCCGATTAACCGCGGCAGGAGAGTTGTTTGTAGGCTATGTGCGCAGAAGCTTAACTGACCTGGATTTGGTAGGGTCGCAGATAGAAAATTTACGTGGCCTAGTACGCGGCCAAGTCAAAATTGCCGCTTCCGAATCACTTGCCAACATACTACCTCGGGCCATCGCGTCGTTTCACTCCACATATCCCGGAGTACGATTGCATGTTCAGATCGACACACACCGCAACCTCACACGCTCTCTTGTTGCCGATGAGGTCGAAATAGCGTTAGGCCACGAATTGCCAGAACACCGGGATATGAAAATCATATCCCGCGTGGAAAACCCTTTGTGTGCCGTGCTTGACCAGAACCACCCGCTTGCGACCTGCGCCAGCATCAGACTCCGACAATGCCTTGAATACCCGATTACACTGCCCGATTCGACACTTTCTGTACAAGGACTGATCGAACGCGTACTTGCCAAGACATCGTTCGCTCTTGAACCAATTCTAGTCTCTAATTCCATTGAGATGATGAGAAGCTATTGTCGCATGACGCAGGCCATTTTCTTTCAGTTTAGAATCGGCGCCATTCAACATACAGAACAACAAGATCTAGTTGCCGTTCCCCTGTCTGATCCAGAGCTTGTGCACGCCAAGCTCGTAATCGCTGTTCGTAAGGGACGCGTATTAGCACCAGCTTCGGCAGCTTTCGCCGAAACACTAACCGCGCTGTGGAAAGCGCTCTAA
- a CDS encoding RNA-binding S4 domain-containing protein encodes MTTVNESAGMRLDKWLWAARFFKTRSLASQAVGGGKVHLNGARVKPSHAVRPGDELTVQRGHERYIVTVSGLDAQRRQAVEAQKLYTETAASRAARDALREDRRLQRQAEPAPQRRPDKRQRRQLREFRGRD; translated from the coding sequence ATGACAACGGTCAATGAAAGCGCCGGTATGCGGCTCGACAAGTGGCTCTGGGCCGCCCGCTTTTTCAAGACCCGCAGCCTCGCCTCGCAGGCGGTCGGCGGCGGCAAGGTTCATCTCAATGGCGCGAGGGTGAAGCCGTCGCATGCGGTTAGACCGGGCGATGAGTTGACGGTTCAACGCGGCCACGAGCGCTACATCGTCACGGTGTCGGGGCTCGACGCACAGCGTCGGCAGGCTGTCGAGGCACAGAAACTCTACACTGAAACTGCGGCCAGCCGCGCGGCGCGCGACGCGTTACGCGAGGACCGGCGGCTCCAACGCCAGGCCGAACCCGCGCCCCAACGCCGGCCCGACAAACGCCAGCGACGCCAGCTCCGCGAGTTTCGCGGGCGCGACTGA
- a CDS encoding glutathione S-transferase family protein, which produces MHLELISFNRCPFVQRSVITLLHKQSAYDITYIDLAAPPAWFLEISPFGRVPALRVDGETVLFESAIINEFIDDVTPGTLMPADPLLRAQNRGWIQFGEQCIGDQYQLGNAKDEKTWDDLLERTHRNLGKVEAILGAGPYFNGAAFSLVDAAYAPLFMRYALVREHLDVISTEDYPRLRAWSDALLALPEVRDSVVENFAELYRASIRDQGGYGASVLTPG; this is translated from the coding sequence ATGCATCTTGAGCTTATCAGTTTCAACCGCTGTCCCTTCGTTCAACGCAGCGTGATCACGCTGCTGCACAAACAGTCCGCCTACGACATCACGTACATTGATCTGGCCGCGCCGCCGGCCTGGTTTCTTGAAATTTCGCCTTTCGGACGCGTGCCGGCGTTGCGTGTGGACGGCGAGACCGTACTGTTCGAATCCGCGATCATCAACGAATTCATCGACGACGTCACGCCCGGAACGCTGATGCCGGCCGATCCGCTGCTACGTGCGCAGAACCGCGGCTGGATTCAGTTCGGCGAACAATGCATCGGAGATCAGTATCAGCTGGGCAACGCGAAGGACGAAAAAACCTGGGACGATCTGCTTGAGCGTACGCACCGCAATCTGGGTAAGGTCGAGGCCATCCTTGGCGCTGGGCCTTACTTCAACGGCGCGGCATTTTCGCTGGTGGACGCGGCCTACGCGCCGCTGTTCATGCGCTATGCACTGGTGCGCGAACACCTGGATGTGATATCGACCGAGGATTACCCGCGCCTGCGCGCCTGGTCGGATGCGTTGCTGGCGCTGCCCGAGGTGCGCGATTCTGTGGTCGAGAATTTCGCGGAGCTCTATCGGGCCTCCATCCGCGATCAGGGTGGCTATGGCGCGAGCGTGTTGACGCCGGGTTAA
- a CDS encoding NAD(P)/FAD-dependent oxidoreductase: MSGHADAAPRTAVIGAGIAGVLCALDLSLFSDVVLFERDLHPGGRLAVCRGNGFEFDCGAPHCIVTDPDLHARLRDWTAAGYLARWDGWTVELDHGNFMTRDLGATCHVGTPTMAALAGQLAALLDFRAGIEITKLAREGSHWWLVDTLHQRHGPFARVVCAAPPATTARLLEPHAPELATRAADVAMRPRWTVMLGYDTPLPVPFDQAYLEGQDLIWCGRNSSKPGRSAREAWVLQATPEWSTAHATLPAPDVVTTLRQVFATAAGLVLPPPTVAMAHFWPMAEPINPVGEPFLAAPAAGLFACGDWCLAPRVEGAMLSAVALAAALESGAT, encoded by the coding sequence TTGTCTGGCCACGCTGACGCCGCACCGCGCACGGCCGTCATCGGCGCGGGCATCGCCGGCGTGCTCTGCGCGCTGGATCTGAGCCTGTTCAGCGATGTCGTGCTGTTCGAACGCGATCTGCATCCCGGCGGTCGCCTGGCGGTCTGCCGCGGCAACGGCTTCGAATTCGACTGCGGCGCGCCGCATTGCATAGTGACTGACCCGGACCTGCACGCCAGATTGCGTGACTGGACGGCCGCAGGCTACCTGGCGCGCTGGGACGGCTGGACAGTGGAACTCGATCACGGCAACTTCATGACCCGCGATCTGGGTGCGACGTGCCATGTCGGCACCCCCACCATGGCCGCGCTGGCCGGTCAGCTCGCCGCGCTGCTCGATTTCCGGGCGGGTATCGAAATTACCAAACTCGCGCGCGAAGGCAGTCACTGGTGGCTGGTGGATACCTTGCATCAGCGGCATGGACCGTTCGCGCGCGTCGTCTGCGCAGCGCCTCCCGCGACGACCGCGCGCCTGCTGGAGCCACATGCACCCGAACTGGCGACCCGCGCCGCCGACGTGGCGATGCGCCCGCGCTGGACCGTGATGCTCGGTTACGACACCCCGCTGCCGGTGCCGTTCGACCAGGCCTACCTGGAAGGCCAGGATCTGATCTGGTGCGGACGCAATAGCAGCAAACCGGGGCGCAGCGCCCGCGAGGCCTGGGTGCTGCAAGCAACGCCGGAATGGAGCACGGCGCATGCAACTCTGCCCGCGCCCGACGTCGTCACCACACTGCGGCAGGTATTCGCCACCGCAGCCGGGCTTGTGCTGCCGCCGCCGACCGTCGCCATGGCGCATTTCTGGCCCATGGCCGAGCCCATCAACCCCGTGGGCGAACCCTTCCTGGCCGCCCCCGCGGCGGGCCTGTTCGCCTGCGGCGACTGGTGTCTTGCCCCACGCGTCGAAGGCGCGATGCTCAGCGCTGTCGCCCTGGCAGCAGCGCTGGAGAGCGGCGCGACTTAA